Part of the Longimicrobiaceae bacterium genome, AGCTGGCGGAGGAAGCCGCCCGTGCGGTCGCGCGTCGTCCCGTACAGCGCGCGGTTGACGTAGCTCGTGTCGCCCATCGCGTAGCCGATCATCCCCACCGCCGCCACCGCCCAGGTGCCGTGGTTGTGGATGCGGTCGAACTCCTTGGCCTGGTTCACCGAGAGCCAGTCGGCCATGGGATGGAAGACGTTGCGCTCGTACCGCGCGCGCTGCTCGGGCGTGAGGAAGTCGTAGACGCAGTCGTACGCGATGGCGGCGCCCACCAGCCAGTTCGCCTCGTTCAGCGACTGGTGGAAGAGCTTGCCGGGCGCCTGGTCGTGCGCCAGGGGATGCGCGGGCAGCGTGGGATAGAGAACGGCGTACTTGTCCAGCATGTCACGGACGAAGCGGGCGTACTTCTCGTCTCCCGTGATCTGGTAGAGCTGCCCGGCGAGCTGCATCTCGCGGTAGTTCTGCTTGTGGCGCTCGTGCGCGTAGCCGCCCGCCTCGCCCGGCTGCGGCGTGTCGATGGGCTTCGCGATGGCGGCGTCCACCACCTGCCGCGCGTCGGCCAGCGAGCGGTCGAGAAGGGGATACCGCCCGGCGGACGCGCGGATCTCCGCCGCCTCCTGCCGGGTGAGGAAGAGGCTGGGGTGCTGCCGCGCCTGCGCCCCGGCCGGCCGGGCGAGCATGCCCAGCGCGGCGGCGGAAGCCAGGAGACGTGCGATGCGTGCCATTCGTTCTCTCTGCGGTCGTGAACGATTCTGCCGCATCTCCACTCGTCGGACGTCGTCGTGTGGACGCCGTCGGATGAAGGAGATGCGCGGTGTGGATTACCGTCCCGCGGCGGGGTCCGGGTACAGCAAGGCCGAGCGGTCGCGTGCGACGTCGGCGGACGGCAGCTTGGCGATGTAGGCGCCGAGGCTCGGGTCGCCGATCGCGGTCCGGCCGCGGCGGAGATGGATGAGCAGCGTCTCGACCGGATCGACGCCCGTGATCTGGTCGCCCGGCCACTTGAGCGACGCGTCCACGTACGGCGCGAGGTGGCCGATGGCGCGGGCGAGGCTGCCGCCCTGCGGCGCCTGGTAGTGCCACAGGTCCACGCCCACGTGCCGCCCCATCTCGGCCAGGCGGGAGAGGGCCTCGACGTTGAAGGCGCTGTAGTGCAGCGAGCGGGTGCGCTCCATCTCGATGGGCTGCGTGCCATCCGCCGTGATCTGCCAGCCGATTTGCTCGCGGGCGCCGGACGCGATCTGCCGCGCGAGCGCCGTGTCGCCGGTGAAGAGGGCGAGCTCGCCCGTCTGCGCGGCGTACCACGAGCCGTGGTTGTTGCGGGCCGCGCGCTCGTGCTGCCCGTTGGGGCTGTCCCGCAGCCACTTGAGGTACGCGGCGAACCAGTCGTGCATCCCCCGCTGGTCCGCATCCGTCCACGCGCGCGAGCCTTCCAGCAGGCCGATGGCGTCGGCCGTCTCGATGAACCAGCGCGTGTCCACGATGCCGCTTCCCCGCTCCGCCGGGTTCCCGCGCACCGCCTGGGCGAAGCGGAGATGCGGGTTCATCCGCGTCGCCGGGTCCAGGAACCACGCGCGGACCTGGCGCGCGGCGCGCTCAGCGTACGCCTCGTTGCCGCTCAGGTAATACGCGAGCGCCAGCGTGCTCACGTTGTCGCCCATCGCCGCCACGCGCGGCTGGTCGAGGTCCTGCTTGCTCTCGGGGTTCGTCTCCCCGTCGCGGCGGATGTACGGCAGGCCGTCCGGCTTGCTCGGGTCGGGCCACCAGTACGGGCTCAGCGAGTAGTAGTCGTGCCGGTCGCCGCTGGGGGGCAGCAGCGTGTGCTTGTCGGTGACGGCCACGATGGGCGCCTGCATCGCCTTGTCCGCATCCTTCAGCAGCTTTTCGTACGCCGGGCGCACGGACGCGTCCGAAGATGCGATGCGCGCCTTGGCCT contains:
- a CDS encoding alginate lyase family protein — translated: MARIARLLASAAALGMLARPAGAQARQHPSLFLTRQEAAEIRASAGRYPLLDRSLADARQVVDAAIAKPIDTPQPGEAGGYAHERHKQNYREMQLAGQLYQITGDEKYARFVRDMLDKYAVLYPTLPAHPLAHDQAPGKLFHQSLNEANWLVGAAIAYDCVYDFLTPEQRARYERNVFHPMADWLSVNQAKEFDRIHNHGTWAVAAVGMIGYAMGDTSYVNRALYGTTRDRTGGFLRQL
- a CDS encoding alginate lyase family protein; this translates as AAPRALADHTPMPRTRSAAWLAALPLAVSLASGAACAQVRPAVSVSAVPSPRVFALRPEALRQAKARIASSDASVRPAYEKLLKDADKAMQAPIVAVTDKHTLLPPSGDRHDYYSLSPYWWPDPSKPDGLPYIRRDGETNPESKQDLDQPRVAAMGDNVSTLALAYYLSGNEAYAERAARQVRAWFLDPATRMNPHLRFAQAVRGNPAERGSGIVDTRWFIETADAIGLLEGSRAWTDADQRGMHDWFAAYLKWLRDSPNGQHERAARNNHGSWYAAQTGELALFTGDTALARQIASGAREQIGWQITADGTQPIEMERTRSLHYSAFNVEALSRLAEMGRHVGVDLWHYQAPQGGSLARAIGHLAPYVDASLKWPGDQITGVDPVETLLIHLRRGRTAIGDPSLGAYIAKLPSADVARDRSALLYPDPAAGR